From Streptomyces cyaneogriseus subsp. noncyanogenus, the proteins below share one genomic window:
- a CDS encoding GTP-binding protein, with the protein MDFASSDGGRSTTSAKIVVAGGFGVGKTTFVGAVSEIDPLRTEAVMTSASAGIDDLTHTGDKKTTTVAMDFGRITLDQDLILYLFGTPGQDRFWFMWDDLVRGAIGAVVLVDTRRLADCFPAVDYFENSGLPFVIALNGFDGQQPHTPDEVREALQIGPDTPIITTDARHRADAKSALITLVEHALMARLR; encoded by the coding sequence GTGGACTTCGCAAGCTCTGACGGAGGCCGGTCGACCACCTCCGCGAAGATCGTGGTGGCGGGCGGCTTCGGCGTGGGCAAGACCACGTTCGTCGGCGCCGTCTCGGAGATCGACCCGCTGCGCACGGAGGCCGTCATGACGTCCGCCTCGGCGGGCATCGACGACCTCACCCACACCGGGGACAAGAAGACCACGACGGTCGCCATGGACTTCGGCCGCATCACCCTGGACCAGGACCTGATCCTGTACCTGTTCGGCACCCCCGGCCAGGACCGCTTCTGGTTCATGTGGGACGACCTCGTGCGCGGCGCCATCGGCGCGGTGGTCCTGGTCGACACGAGGAGGCTCGCCGACTGCTTCCCCGCCGTCGACTACTTCGAGAACAGCGGACTGCCCTTCGTCATCGCGCTCAACGGCTTCGACGGCCAGCAGCCGCACACGCCGGACGAGGTGCGCGAGGCCCTGCAGATCGGCCCCGACACCCCGATCATCACCACCGACGCCCGCCACCGCGCCGACGCGAAGAGCGCGTTGATCACGCTCGTGGAGCACGCTCTGATGGCGCGACTGCGCTAG
- a CDS encoding acyl-CoA carboxylase epsilon subunit has protein sequence MNTPDIRVEKGHAEPEEVAAITALLLARAAARPAEIAPVRPSRARAAWRRLERERGFRAPHSWR, from the coding sequence ATGAACACCCCTGACATCCGCGTCGAGAAGGGCCACGCCGAGCCCGAGGAGGTCGCCGCGATCACGGCCCTCCTGCTGGCCCGTGCCGCGGCCCGCCCCGCCGAGATCGCCCCGGTCCGCCCGAGCCGCGCCCGGGCCGCCTGGCGCCGCCTGGAGCGCGAGCGCGGCTTCCGGGCTCCGCACAGCTGGCGCTGA
- a CDS encoding roadblock/LC7 domain-containing protein, producing MSQAAQNLNWLITNFVDNTPGVSHTVVVSADGLLLAMSEGFPRDRADQLAAVASGLTSLTAGASRIFEGGNVNQTVVEMERGFLFIMSISDGSSLAVLAHPEADIGLIGYEMALLVDRAGTVLTPDLRAELQGSLLN from the coding sequence ATGAGCCAGGCGGCACAGAACCTGAACTGGTTGATCACCAACTTCGTGGACAACACCCCGGGGGTGTCCCACACGGTGGTGGTCTCCGCCGACGGACTCCTTCTGGCGATGTCCGAAGGCTTCCCGCGCGACCGCGCCGACCAGCTCGCGGCCGTCGCCTCCGGTCTGACCTCGCTGACCGCCGGTGCCTCGCGCATCTTCGAAGGCGGCAACGTGAACCAGACGGTTGTGGAGATGGAGCGAGGATTTCTCTTCATCATGTCCATCTCCGACGGTTCCTCGCTCGCGGTACTCGCGCACCCGGAGGCGGACATCGGCCTCATTGGGTACGAGATGGCCCTTCTCGTGGACCGCGCCGGAACGGTCCTGACTCCGGATCTGCGTGCGGAGCTCCAAGGGAGCCTTCTCAACTAA
- a CDS encoding DUF742 domain-containing protein: MATPPGGSSSGNWSYGPAQGPGDGSQNRYNFPSVPNHGQPYVPPVPGPSPYDQPYDQPQAPRIQPVQPPRRTPEPAPSGASNNPLVRPYAMTGGRTRPRYQLAIEALVHTTAQPHQMQGQLPEHQRICNLCREIKSVAEISALLTIPLGVARILVADLAEAGLVAIHQPGGDENAGGQPDVTLLERVLSGLRKL; encoded by the coding sequence GTGGCAACACCCCCAGGCGGTTCGTCGTCGGGCAATTGGTCGTACGGCCCTGCACAGGGACCCGGCGACGGTTCCCAGAACCGGTACAACTTCCCCTCCGTCCCGAACCACGGCCAGCCGTACGTCCCGCCGGTCCCCGGCCCTTCGCCCTACGACCAGCCGTACGACCAGCCGCAGGCCCCGCGCATCCAGCCCGTGCAGCCACCGCGCCGTACCCCTGAGCCGGCGCCCTCCGGGGCGTCGAACAACCCCCTGGTGCGTCCGTACGCCATGACGGGCGGCCGTACCAGGCCGCGCTACCAGCTCGCCATCGAGGCGCTGGTGCACACCACCGCGCAGCCGCACCAGATGCAGGGCCAGTTGCCCGAGCATCAGCGGATCTGCAACCTCTGCCGAGAGATCAAGTCGGTCGCCGAGATCTCGGCGCTGCTGACGATCCCCCTCGGCGTGGCCAGGATCCTCGTCGCCGACTTGGCGGAGGCGGGACTGGTCGCCATCCATCAGCCCGGCGGCGACGAGAACGCCGGCGGCCAGCCAGACGTGACACTGCTCGAAAGGGTGCTCAGTGGACTTCGCAAGCTCTAG
- a CDS encoding DUF742 domain-containing protein — MNPPTASHDPYAEPYEDEGDQPLVRPYAMTGGRTRPRYQLAIEALISTTADPAALMGLLPEHQRICHLCREVKSVAEVSALLNMPLGVARILVADLAEAGLVAIHQPGGDENAGGAPDVTLLERVLSGLRKL, encoded by the coding sequence ATGAACCCGCCCACCGCCTCTCATGATCCGTACGCGGAGCCGTACGAGGACGAGGGCGACCAGCCGCTGGTACGTCCGTACGCGATGACCGGCGGCCGGACCCGGCCGCGCTACCAGCTCGCCATCGAGGCGCTGATCAGCACGACGGCCGACCCGGCAGCGCTCATGGGGCTCCTTCCGGAGCACCAGCGCATCTGCCACCTGTGCCGCGAGGTGAAGTCGGTCGCCGAGGTGTCGGCGCTGCTGAACATGCCGCTGGGTGTGGCCAGGATCCTCGTCGCCGACCTCGCCGAGGCCGGACTCGTCGCCATCCACCAGCCGGGCGGCGACGAGAACGCCGGCGGCGCGCCGGACGTGACACTGCTCGAAAGGGTGCTCAGTGGACTTCGCAAGCTCTGA
- a CDS encoding acyl-CoA carboxylase subunit beta, protein MTVLDDAPSEATDARGRVAELHEIRAKALAGPSDRATQAQHAKGKLTARERIELLVDPGSFREVEQLRRHRATGFGLEAKKPYTDGVITGWGTVEGRTVFVYAHDFRIFGGALGEAHAKKIHKIMDMAIAAGAPLVSLNDGAGARIQEGVVALAGYGGIFQRNTKASGVIPQISVMLGPCAGGAAYSPALTDFVFMVRETSQMFITGPDVVKAVTGEEITQNGLGGADVHAETSGVCHFAYDDEETCIAEVRYLLSLLPQNNRENPPRVECADPVDRRSEVLLDLVPADGNRPYDMTKVIEEIVDDGEYLEVHERWARNIICALARLDGQVVGIIANQPQVLAGVLDIEASEKAARFVQMCDAFNIPIVTLLDVPGFLPGVDQEHGGIIRHGAKLLYAYCNATVPRISLILRKAYGGAYIVMDSQSIGADLTYAWPTNEIAVMGAEGAANVIFRRQIAEAADPEAMRQKMVKEYKSELMHPYYAAERGLVDDVIDPAETREVLVKSLAMLQTKHADLPSRKHGNPPQ, encoded by the coding sequence ATGACCGTTTTGGATGATGCGCCGAGCGAAGCGACGGACGCGCGCGGGCGAGTGGCCGAACTGCACGAGATCCGTGCGAAGGCTCTGGCGGGCCCCAGCGACAGAGCCACGCAGGCGCAGCACGCCAAGGGCAAGCTGACCGCGCGCGAGCGCATCGAGCTGCTCGTCGACCCGGGCTCCTTCCGCGAGGTCGAGCAGTTGCGCCGCCACCGGGCCACCGGTTTCGGCCTGGAGGCCAAGAAGCCGTACACCGACGGTGTGATCACCGGCTGGGGCACGGTGGAGGGCCGCACGGTCTTCGTCTACGCCCATGACTTCCGCATCTTCGGCGGCGCGCTGGGCGAGGCGCACGCCAAGAAGATCCACAAGATCATGGACATGGCCATCGCGGCCGGCGCCCCGCTGGTGTCCCTGAACGACGGCGCCGGCGCCCGCATCCAGGAGGGCGTGGTCGCACTCGCCGGATACGGCGGCATCTTCCAGCGCAACACCAAGGCGTCCGGCGTCATCCCGCAGATCAGCGTGATGCTGGGCCCGTGCGCGGGCGGCGCGGCCTACAGCCCCGCCCTGACCGACTTCGTCTTCATGGTCCGCGAGACCTCGCAGATGTTCATCACCGGCCCGGACGTCGTCAAGGCGGTCACCGGCGAGGAGATCACCCAGAACGGCCTGGGCGGCGCGGACGTGCACGCCGAGACCTCCGGCGTGTGCCACTTCGCCTACGACGACGAGGAGACCTGCATCGCCGAGGTGCGCTACCTCCTGTCGCTGCTGCCGCAGAACAACCGGGAGAACCCGCCGCGGGTGGAGTGCGCCGACCCGGTCGACCGCCGCTCGGAGGTGCTGCTCGACCTCGTCCCGGCGGACGGCAACCGGCCGTACGACATGACGAAGGTCATCGAGGAGATCGTCGACGACGGCGAGTACCTGGAGGTCCACGAGCGCTGGGCGCGCAACATCATCTGCGCCCTGGCCCGGCTGGACGGCCAGGTCGTCGGCATCATCGCCAACCAGCCGCAGGTGCTGGCGGGCGTGCTGGACATCGAGGCCTCCGAGAAGGCCGCCCGGTTCGTCCAGATGTGCGACGCCTTCAACATCCCGATCGTCACCCTCCTCGACGTCCCGGGCTTCCTGCCCGGCGTCGACCAGGAGCACGGCGGCATCATCCGCCACGGCGCGAAGCTGCTGTACGCCTACTGCAACGCCACCGTGCCGCGGATCTCCCTGATCCTGCGCAAGGCGTACGGCGGCGCCTACATCGTCATGGACTCCCAGTCCATCGGCGCCGACCTCACCTACGCCTGGCCGACCAACGAGATCGCCGTGATGGGCGCGGAGGGCGCCGCCAATGTGATCTTCCGCCGGCAGATCGCCGAGGCCGCCGACCCCGAGGCCATGCGCCAGAAGATGGTCAAGGAGTACAAGTCGGAGCTGATGCACCCCTACTACGCGGCCGAGCGCGGCCTGGTCGACGACGTGATCGACCCCGCCGAGACCCGCGAGGTGCTGGTGAAGTCCCTGGCCATGCTCCAGACCAAGCACGCCGACCTGCCCTCCCGCAAGCACGGCAACCCGCCGCAGTAA
- a CDS encoding GTP-binding protein codes for MDFASSSGGPSRSTTSAKIVVAGGFGVGKTTFVGAVSEINPLRTEAVMTSASAGIDDLTHTGDKTTTTVAMDFGRITLDQDLILYLFGTPGQDRFWFMWDDLVRGAIGAVVLVDTRRLADCFPAVDYFENSGLPFVIALNGFDGQQPYSPDEVREALQIGPDTPIITTDARHRADAKSTLITLVEHALMARLR; via the coding sequence GTGGACTTCGCAAGCTCTAGCGGCGGTCCTTCCCGCTCCACCACCTCCGCGAAGATCGTGGTGGCGGGCGGCTTCGGCGTGGGCAAGACCACGTTCGTCGGCGCCGTCTCGGAGATCAACCCGCTGCGCACGGAGGCCGTCATGACGTCTGCTTCGGCGGGCATCGACGACCTCACCCACACCGGGGACAAGACGACCACGACGGTCGCCATGGACTTCGGCCGCATCACCCTGGACCAGGACCTGATCCTGTACCTGTTCGGCACCCCCGGCCAGGACCGCTTCTGGTTCATGTGGGACGACCTCGTGCGCGGCGCCATCGGCGCGGTGGTCCTGGTCGACACGAGGAGGCTCGCCGACTGCTTCCCCGCCGTCGACTACTTCGAGAACAGCGGACTGCCCTTCGTCATCGCGCTCAACGGTTTCGACGGCCAGCAGCCGTACTCGCCGGACGAGGTGCGCGAGGCCCTGCAGATCGGCCCCGACACGCCGATCATCACCACCGACGCCCGCCACCGCGCGGACGCCAAGTCGACGCTGATCACGCTCGTGGAGCACGCCCTGATGGCGCGACTGCGCTGA
- a CDS encoding roadblock/LC7 domain-containing protein — MSQAAQNLNWLITNFVDNTPGVSHTVVVSADGLLLAMSEGFPRDRADQLAAVASGLTSLTAGASRIFEGGPVAQTVVEMERGFLFLMSVSDGSSLAVLAHSECDIGLVGYEMTLLVERAGAVLTPDLRAELQGSLLH, encoded by the coding sequence ATGAGCCAGGCGGCACAGAACCTGAACTGGTTGATCACGAATTTCGTGGACAACACCCCCGGGGTGTCCCACACGGTCGTGGTCTCCGCCGACGGACTCCTTCTGGCGATGTCCGAAGGCTTCCCGCGCGACCGCGCCGACCAGCTCGCGGCCGTCGCCTCCGGACTGACCTCGCTGACGGCCGGGGCGTCCCGGATCTTCGAGGGCGGTCCCGTGGCGCAGACGGTGGTGGAGATGGAACGCGGGTTCCTCTTCCTCATGTCCGTCTCGGACGGCTCGTCGCTGGCCGTGCTCGCCCACTCGGAGTGCGACATCGGCCTCGTCGGCTACGAGATGACGCTCCTCGTGGAGCGCGCGGGGGCGGTACTCACGCCCGACCTGCGCGCCGAACTACAAGGCAGTCTGCTCCACTGA
- a CDS encoding sensor histidine kinase — protein sequence MRRSKNSPEPSTARGNFTPPPRTAAPAPVPGPEPTAAPAPSGGRLSPRNWRVTTRLNAILLIPVLVGLVMGGFQVKSSIDTWQEAEDAEKTARLVQTSLAYADALYNERDVSAAPLLQGKGQDDESVVKVRKATDKAADAFDRAAQEMPEKPGLERRLKLFREQEPKLQMLRASAYTSKLKGVETQEGYTQIAHPLMEFANELGLGTGNITSYGRTVYAMGLTKAALSLERSIGMQLLVKPGPEPSHLASQRVALSSYAYLERIAMEEYLGGGTEEDAEKLEEAEAKVRADGAALAKEAKAKDPDYVAPPSNPTTMVTELAQLSSTDPAARAALAEQGITPENWWAVNTLKFDAYRTIETDMSDAAVTEASGIADDAQRDAVITGAIVVIALLAAFILAGMVARQMSRSMRQLRNAAFGIAEQRLPMLVDQLSRTDPGRVDTRVAPIPITSTDEIGEVARAFDQVHREAVRLASEQALLRGNINAIFTNLSRRNQSLIEGQLTLITDLENNEADPDQLENLFKLDHLATRMRRNGENLLVLAGEEPGRRWDQPVPLVDVLRAASSEVEQYERIELSGVPDCEIHGRAVTDLVHLLAELLENATTFSSPQTKVRVTATRLPDGRVMVEIHDKGIGLTAEDFADINHKLANPPTVDAAISQRMGLFVVGRLSDRHGIRVQLRPSGEQAGTTSLVMLPDAITHGGGGEQQADRDEFTVSQIIPEQNVRRDDLPQAPVRTAAELGFDDSRYSEAPDGLRGLDPVGRSLLREGRRAALEAQSHGQQDGQPAQQAQESAEPAAYPDQFTGQHPQPGYGDGQGGFQQQHPGAYDEQQSAYDTGQHQTPYDTGQHQTPYDTGQHQAPYDTGQHQAPYDTGQHQTYGDQYFAPDAGRPQTDGFPSGGGYPDAGYAEPYQEESPAAGTGATDGFTAFEQRRRQDDWPQQDGYQNGYPTQYPAQAPEAESAQAADAGEADHVGFDRPGPAPSAAHELTDAGLPRRGSTGGGPGEAQPEQQEAPASAPENSGDRDWRSANDERWQQAAQLRKPKAGGVTSSGLPRRIPKANLVDGSAESTPQGGPQVSRAPEDVRGRLSNLRRGVQRGRNAGSETNGQGFGPDSTYNQER from the coding sequence GTGAGGCGAAGCAAGAACAGTCCCGAGCCGTCGACGGCCCGGGGCAACTTCACCCCGCCGCCGCGCACAGCGGCGCCCGCCCCCGTGCCCGGTCCGGAACCGACGGCCGCGCCCGCCCCGAGCGGCGGCCGCCTCTCCCCGCGCAACTGGCGGGTGACGACCCGGCTCAACGCGATCCTGCTGATCCCCGTGCTGGTCGGCCTGGTCATGGGCGGCTTCCAGGTGAAGAGCTCGATCGACACCTGGCAGGAGGCCGAGGACGCCGAGAAGACCGCGCGTCTGGTGCAGACCTCGCTGGCCTACGCCGACGCCCTCTACAACGAGCGGGACGTCTCGGCGGCGCCGCTGCTCCAGGGCAAGGGCCAGGACGACGAGAGCGTCGTGAAGGTCCGCAAGGCCACCGACAAGGCGGCCGACGCCTTCGACCGGGCGGCGCAGGAGATGCCGGAGAAGCCGGGCCTGGAGCGGCGCCTGAAGCTGTTCCGGGAGCAGGAGCCCAAGCTCCAGATGCTGCGCGCCTCCGCCTACACCTCCAAGCTCAAGGGCGTGGAGACCCAGGAGGGCTACACCCAGATCGCCCACCCGCTGATGGAGTTCGCCAACGAGCTCGGTCTGGGCACCGGCAACATCACCTCCTACGGCCGTACCGTCTACGCGATGGGGCTGACCAAGGCGGCGCTGTCGCTGGAACGGTCCATCGGTATGCAGCTGCTGGTCAAGCCGGGCCCCGAGCCCAGCCACCTGGCCAGCCAGCGCGTCGCGCTGTCCTCGTACGCCTACCTCGAGCGCATCGCCATGGAGGAGTACCTCGGCGGTGGCACCGAGGAGGACGCCGAGAAGCTGGAGGAGGCCGAGGCGAAGGTCCGGGCGGACGGCGCGGCCCTGGCCAAGGAGGCCAAGGCCAAGGACCCGGACTACGTGGCGCCGCCGTCGAACCCGACGACGATGGTCACGGAGCTCGCCCAGCTCTCCTCCACGGACCCCGCCGCCCGCGCGGCCCTGGCCGAGCAGGGCATCACCCCCGAGAACTGGTGGGCGGTCAACACGCTCAAGTTCGACGCGTACCGCACGATCGAGACGGACATGTCCGACGCCGCGGTGACCGAGGCCTCCGGCATCGCCGACGACGCCCAGCGCGACGCGGTCATCACCGGCGCCATCGTCGTGATCGCCCTGCTCGCCGCGTTCATCCTGGCCGGCATGGTGGCCCGCCAGATGAGCCGCTCGATGCGCCAGCTCCGCAACGCCGCCTTCGGCATCGCCGAGCAGCGCCTGCCGATGCTGGTCGACCAGCTCTCGCGCACCGACCCCGGCCGCGTCGACACCCGCGTCGCCCCGATCCCGATCACCTCCACCGACGAGATCGGCGAAGTCGCCCGCGCCTTCGACCAGGTCCACCGCGAGGCGGTGCGGCTCGCCTCGGAGCAGGCCCTGCTGCGCGGCAACATCAACGCGATCTTCACCAACCTCTCGCGCCGCAACCAGTCGCTGATCGAGGGCCAGCTCACCCTGATCACCGACCTGGAGAACAACGAGGCCGACCCCGACCAGCTCGAGAACCTCTTCAAGCTGGACCACCTCGCGACCCGTATGCGCCGCAACGGCGAGAACCTCCTCGTCCTCGCCGGCGAGGAGCCGGGCCGCCGCTGGGACCAGCCGGTCCCGCTGGTCGACGTGTTGCGCGCCGCCTCCTCCGAGGTGGAGCAGTACGAGCGCATCGAGCTGTCGGGCGTGCCCGACTGCGAGATCCACGGCCGTGCCGTGACCGACCTCGTGCACCTGCTGGCCGAGCTGCTGGAGAACGCCACCACGTTCTCCTCCCCGCAGACCAAGGTCCGCGTCACCGCGACCCGGCTGCCCGACGGCCGCGTGATGGTCGAGATCCACGACAAGGGCATCGGCCTGACCGCCGAGGACTTCGCGGACATCAACCACAAGCTGGCCAACCCGCCCACCGTGGACGCCGCGATCTCGCAGCGCATGGGCCTGTTCGTGGTCGGCCGTCTGTCCGACCGGCACGGCATCCGCGTCCAGCTCCGTCCGTCGGGCGAGCAGGCCGGCACCACCTCGCTGGTCATGCTGCCGGACGCCATCACGCACGGCGGCGGTGGCGAGCAGCAGGCCGACCGCGACGAGTTCACCGTCTCGCAGATCATCCCGGAGCAGAACGTCCGGCGCGACGACCTCCCGCAGGCGCCGGTGCGCACGGCCGCGGAGCTCGGCTTCGACGACAGCCGCTACAGCGAGGCCCCCGACGGCCTGCGCGGGCTGGACCCCGTCGGCCGTTCCCTGCTGCGCGAGGGGCGCCGCGCGGCCCTGGAGGCCCAGTCGCACGGCCAGCAGGACGGGCAGCCGGCCCAGCAGGCCCAGGAGTCCGCCGAACCGGCCGCGTACCCCGACCAGTTCACCGGTCAGCACCCGCAGCCCGGCTACGGCGACGGCCAGGGCGGCTTCCAGCAGCAGCACCCGGGCGCGTACGACGAGCAGCAGTCGGCCTACGACACCGGACAGCACCAGACGCCCTACGACACGGGGCAGCACCAGACGCCCTATGACACCGGGCAGCACCAGGCGCCGTACGACACCGGGCAGCACCAGGCGCCCTACGACACGGGGCAGCACCAGACGTACGGCGATCAGTACTTCGCGCCGGACGCCGGCCGGCCGCAGACGGACGGCTTCCCGTCCGGCGGCGGCTACCCCGACGCCGGGTACGCGGAGCCGTACCAGGAGGAGTCCCCGGCGGCCGGCACCGGCGCGACGGACGGCTTCACCGCCTTCGAGCAGCGGCGCCGGCAGGACGACTGGCCCCAGCAGGACGGCTACCAGAACGGCTACCCGACCCAGTACCCTGCACAAGCCCCGGAAGCGGAATCTGCGCAGGCCGCTGACGCCGGTGAGGCGGACCACGTAGGCTTCGACCGTCCGGGACCGGCTCCCTCCGCCGCGCACGAGCTGACCGACGCCGGACTTCCCCGCCGCGGTTCCACCGGGGGCGGTCCGGGCGAGGCGCAGCCCGAGCAGCAGGAAGCGCCGGCTTCCGCCCCGGAGAACAGCGGTGACCGCGACTGGCGTTCGGCCAACGACGAACGCTGGCAGCAGGCCGCTCAGCTCCGGAAGCCCAAGGCGGGCGGGGTGACCTCCTCCGGCCTGCCGCGGCGGATCCCCAAGGCCAACCTGGTCGACGGCTCCGCCGAATCCACCCCCCAGGGCGGCCCACAGGTCTCCCGAGCCCCGGAGGACGTCCGGGGCAGGCTGAGCAACCTGCGGCGCGGCGTCCAGCGAGGCCGCAACGCAGGCAGTGAAACGAACGGCCAGGGCTTCGGTCCTGACAGCACCTACAACCAGGAGCGTTAG